One window from the genome of Hyphomonas neptunium ATCC 15444 encodes:
- a CDS encoding DUF6527 family protein, whose protein sequence is MKEKISRLLRSVHLLQFNFLATRVSRLPDSSTMEADKLTLVQSGNVKKWACFKCPGGCGEVINLSLNPKQRPRWQISEDFWLRPTIHPSVHQKNKCGCHFWIKSGKVHWCKDGRPMHSMKD, encoded by the coding sequence ATGAAAGAGAAAATTTCACGGTTATTGAGAAGCGTCCACCTATTGCAGTTTAACTTTTTGGCGACCCGAGTTTCGAGATTGCCGGACTCTTCAACAATGGAAGCAGACAAGCTCACCCTCGTCCAAAGTGGCAATGTTAAGAAATGGGCATGCTTTAAGTGTCCTGGTGGTTGTGGGGAAGTCATCAATCTTTCGCTCAACCCTAAGCAGCGGCCGCGGTGGCAAATCTCGGAAGACTTCTGGTTGCGGCCCACAATACATCCTTCGGTCCATCAAAAAAACAAATGTGGATGCCACTTTTGGATCAAATCTGGGAAGGTACACTGGTGTAAGGACGGACGTCCTATGCATTCAATGAAAGACTAA
- a CDS encoding ThiF family adenylyltransferase, with protein MEALDLILLEPHEALIRSLLTAGAGSERSAYMLFGIADIQVDPWSNQPRRRLVSHRFQSISCHDLVSASARHVTWQTDGFMRLLNEAKEMGLAPALVHTHPDGQAKFSEQDNRNEAELARTALLKGAPGLISVVIAGNGDIAARFWAQTEKAEDIGRILHVGPRLHISGVKGAPAGFLDRQVRLFGHEASRQIAGFRCGIAGGGATGSAVLPLLLRLGVQEAIQFEKDIVDETNLNRLHGARRSDVDEKMPKTAIHTRTVKESGLGMTLVSVDAWAGNPQTWDALKACDVIFCCTDDHAGRLFLNRFARFYGIPVIDVGLAMQRRTDTAFDLFARVSTLVPGHSCLLCGGFVDPRRAREEAMRRNDPDAYERLKEEAYVLGEGDPSPAVVTFTTEAAAMAVNEWLAGVTGLAGEAGMVSTRMRRFHARDERRPFVESQPDCPCCNQPATLGRADMQPFLDVVS; from the coding sequence CGCCGATATCCAAGTCGATCCATGGTCAAACCAGCCGCGGCGCCGGCTGGTTTCTCATCGTTTCCAATCCATCAGCTGTCACGACCTTGTATCAGCATCAGCGCGGCATGTGACTTGGCAGACCGATGGCTTCATGCGCCTCCTGAACGAGGCCAAGGAAATGGGTCTCGCTCCAGCCCTAGTTCATACCCATCCCGACGGCCAGGCCAAGTTCTCTGAGCAGGACAACCGCAACGAAGCCGAGCTGGCCCGCACCGCTCTTTTGAAGGGGGCGCCAGGATTGATCAGCGTCGTTATTGCCGGGAATGGCGATATTGCTGCACGCTTTTGGGCGCAGACAGAGAAAGCAGAAGACATCGGTCGGATCCTGCATGTCGGACCGCGCCTGCATATCTCGGGAGTGAAGGGAGCGCCGGCGGGTTTTCTGGATCGCCAGGTCCGGCTCTTCGGGCATGAAGCCTCGCGTCAAATAGCTGGGTTCCGATGTGGGATTGCTGGTGGAGGTGCGACCGGAAGTGCCGTCTTGCCCCTGCTGTTGCGGCTTGGGGTTCAGGAGGCCATCCAATTCGAGAAGGACATCGTGGACGAAACAAATCTCAACCGCCTTCACGGAGCGCGGCGCTCGGATGTCGATGAAAAAATGCCTAAGACCGCTATTCACACGCGAACGGTGAAGGAATCCGGGCTCGGCATGACCTTGGTGAGCGTGGATGCCTGGGCCGGAAACCCGCAAACCTGGGATGCTCTAAAAGCGTGCGATGTGATCTTTTGCTGCACAGATGACCACGCCGGACGGTTGTTTCTCAATCGCTTCGCGCGGTTCTACGGCATCCCCGTTATCGATGTCGGACTCGCGATGCAGCGGCGGACCGACACAGCATTTGATCTCTTTGCCCGCGTTTCGACGCTAGTGCCTGGGCATTCCTGCTTACTTTGCGGCGGCTTCGTCGATCCGCGGCGAGCGCGTGAAGAAGCAATGCGGCGCAATGATCCCGATGCATATGAGCGGTTGAAAGAAGAAGCCTACGTTCTGGGTGAAGGTGATCCGTCCCCGGCTGTCGTCACCTTCACGACCGAAGCGGCGGCGATGGCAGTCAATGAGTGGTTGGCCGGAGTGACCGGGCTTGCTGGAGAGGCCGGAATGGTGTCTACGCGGATGCGGCGCTTTCACGCCAGAGACGAGCGCAGACCGTTTGTTGAGTCGCAACCCGATTGCCCCTGCTGCAACCAGCCAGCAACACTTGGTCGGGCAGATATGCAACCGTTTCTGGACGTGGTCAGCTGA